From a single Eubalaena glacialis isolate mEubGla1 chromosome 15, mEubGla1.1.hap2.+ XY, whole genome shotgun sequence genomic region:
- the TIMM21 gene encoding mitochondrial import inner membrane translocase subunit Tim21 isoform X1: MICTFLRAVRCTEKLHRSSGKRLFLAHFVLNKACLKTEPNWRWGPQEQKRTVRPRCILGVTQKTIWTQGQSPQRAKEDGSKQVSAHRSQSGETAISTSQKVKEAGRDFTYLIVVLIGITITGGLFYTIFRELFSSSSPNKIYGKALEKCRLHPEVLSVFGEPVKGYGEMTRRGRRQHVSFIEYVKDGLKHMRVKFYIQGSEPGKQGTVHLEVKENPESGEYEFQYIFVELEPYSRRTIVIEDNRS; this comes from the exons ATGATTTGTACTTTCCTACGAGCTGTACGGTGTACGGAGAAGCTGCACAGGTCCTCGGGGAAGCGGTTGTTTCTGGCACACTTTGTACTTAACAAAGCTTGCTTGAAGACTGAGCCCAATTGGAGATGGGGGCCGCAAGAGCAGAAGAGAACGGTGCGACCTAGGTGTATTTTGGGAGTCACCCAGAAAACCATCTGGACGCAAGGACAGAGCCCGCAGAGAGCGAAGGAGGACGGCAGCAAACAAGTGTCTGCGCACAGAAGTCAGAGCGGGGAAACCGCCATCTCAACGTCACAGAAAG TGAAAGAAGCTGGAAGAGATTTTACCTATTTAATAGTGGTGCTTATTGGAATCACCATTACAG gTGGCTTGTTTTACACGATCTTCAGAGAACTTTTTTCTTCATCCAGTCCTAATAAGATATATGGGAAAGCCCTAGAAAAATGCAGATTACATCCCGAG GTCCTAAGTGTCTTCGGCGAGCCCGTTAAAGGCTACGGGGAGATGACGAGACGTGGCAGAAGGCAGCACGTCAG TTTTATTGAATACGTAAAAGATGGGCTGAAACACATGCGTGTGAAATTCTACATCCAGGGCTCCGAGCCCGGGAAGCAAGGAACCGTGCATCTTGAAGTGAAAGAG aacccAGAAAGTGGCGAATAtgaatttcaatatatatttgtagaACTTGAACCGTATTCTAGAAGAACTATTGTCATTGAAGATAATCGATCTTAA
- the TIMM21 gene encoding mitochondrial import inner membrane translocase subunit Tim21 isoform X2, with the protein MICTFLRAVRCTEKLHRSSGKRLFLAHFVLNKACLKTEPNWRWGPQEQKRTVRPRCILGVTQKTIWTQGQSPQRAKEDGSKQVSAHRSQSGETAISTSQKGGLFYTIFRELFSSSSPNKIYGKALEKCRLHPEVLSVFGEPVKGYGEMTRRGRRQHVSFIEYVKDGLKHMRVKFYIQGSEPGKQGTVHLEVKENPESGEYEFQYIFVELEPYSRRTIVIEDNRS; encoded by the exons ATGATTTGTACTTTCCTACGAGCTGTACGGTGTACGGAGAAGCTGCACAGGTCCTCGGGGAAGCGGTTGTTTCTGGCACACTTTGTACTTAACAAAGCTTGCTTGAAGACTGAGCCCAATTGGAGATGGGGGCCGCAAGAGCAGAAGAGAACGGTGCGACCTAGGTGTATTTTGGGAGTCACCCAGAAAACCATCTGGACGCAAGGACAGAGCCCGCAGAGAGCGAAGGAGGACGGCAGCAAACAAGTGTCTGCGCACAGAAGTCAGAGCGGGGAAACCGCCATCTCAACGTCACAGAAAG gTGGCTTGTTTTACACGATCTTCAGAGAACTTTTTTCTTCATCCAGTCCTAATAAGATATATGGGAAAGCCCTAGAAAAATGCAGATTACATCCCGAG GTCCTAAGTGTCTTCGGCGAGCCCGTTAAAGGCTACGGGGAGATGACGAGACGTGGCAGAAGGCAGCACGTCAG TTTTATTGAATACGTAAAAGATGGGCTGAAACACATGCGTGTGAAATTCTACATCCAGGGCTCCGAGCCCGGGAAGCAAGGAACCGTGCATCTTGAAGTGAAAGAG aacccAGAAAGTGGCGAATAtgaatttcaatatatatttgtagaACTTGAACCGTATTCTAGAAGAACTATTGTCATTGAAGATAATCGATCTTAA